Proteins co-encoded in one Leptodactylus fuscus isolate aLepFus1 chromosome 4, aLepFus1.hap2, whole genome shotgun sequence genomic window:
- the MAFA gene encoding transcription factor MafA yields MASDLAMSAELPNSPLAIEYVNDFDLMKFEVKKEPPEAERFCHRLPPGSLSSTPISTPCSSVPSSPSFCAPSPGAQPNVNPNNPNAANKPQLEDLYWMSNYQHHINPEALNLTPEDAVEALIGNPHHHHHQGYDGFRGQHYPGDEMAPSSHHHQVHHHLHNHNHHHLRLEERFSDEQLVSMSVRELNRQLRGFSKEEVIRLKQKRRTLKNRGYAQSCRYKRVQQRHILETEKCQLQNQVEQLKQEVSRLAKERDLYKDKYEKLASRSFTARESPQQSNPGKGSADFFM; encoded by the coding sequence ATGGCCTCTGATCTGGCTATGAGCGCAGAGTTGCCCAACAGCCCTCTTGCCATCGAGTACGTCAACGATTTTGATCTGATGAAATTTGAGGTCAAGAAGGAACCCCCAGAAGCTGAGAGGTTCTGCCACCGCCTTCCACCTGGATCATTGTCTTCCACCCCGATCAGCACCCCTTGTTCCTCAGTGCCCTCCTCGCCCAGCTTCTGCGCACCAAGCCCTGGGGCACAACCTAACGTGAACCCCAACAACCCCAACGCTGCCAATAAGCCCCAACTGGAGGACCTGTACTGGATGTCTAATTATCAGCACCACATCAACCCCGAAGCCCTCAACTTGACTCCTGAAGATGCCGTGGAGGCTTTGATAGGAAATCcacatcatcatcaccaccaaGGCTACGATGGCTTCAGGGGTCAGCACTACCCAGGAGATGAGATGGCACCATCCAGTCACCACCACCAGGTCCATCATCACCTGCACAACCACAACCACCACCATCTAAGGCTGGAAGAAAGGTTCTCCGATGAGCAGCTGGTCAGCATGTCCGTGAGAGAACTCAACCGACAGCTGAGGGGCTTCAGCAAGGAAGAGGTCATCCGTCTCAAGCAGAAGAGAAGGACCTTAAAGAACAGGGGCTATGCCCAGTCCTGCAGGTACAAACGGGTGCAGCAGAGGCACATCCTGGAGACGGAGAAGTGTCAGCTTCAGAACCAAGTGGAACAACTCAAACAAGAAGTGTCCCGGCTGGCCAAGGAGAGGGATCTGTACAAAGACAAATATGAGAAGCTGGCCAGCAGAAGCTTCACAGCCCGAGAGTCCCCGCAACAGTCCAACCCTGGCAAAGGCTCGGCCGACTTCTTCATGTGA